In one window of Gossypium arboreum isolate Shixiya-1 chromosome 4, ASM2569848v2, whole genome shotgun sequence DNA:
- the LOC108465622 gene encoding peroxidase 47: MVLNLVKMITMANMLSMFILMEVVAGGFRFGVDGLRMDYYIMSCPFAESIVKSTVNRALQDDPTLAAALVRMHFHDCFIEGCDGSILIDSTKDNTAEKDSPGNLSLRGYEVIDDAKEQLEDQCPGIVSCADIVAMAARDAIFWSGGPVYDIPKGRKDGRRSKIEDTINLPFPTFNTSELISAFGKRGFTAQEMVALSGAHTLGVARCSSFKNRLSNADATLDSEFAKTLSKTCSAGDNAEQPFDATQNTFDNFYFNALIRKSGVLFSDQVLYTTPRTRNIVYGYAMNQAMFFFDFQQAMVKMGKVDVKEGSNGEVRQNCRKIN, translated from the exons ATGGTGTTGAACTTAGTGAAGATGATAACGATGGCTAATATGCTAAGTATGTTTATATTAATGGAGGTTGTGGCGGGTGGGTTTCGATTTGGAGTTGATGGTCTTCGCATGGACTACTACATAATGAGTTGCCCATTTGCTGAATCCATAGTGAAGAGCACTGTTAATAGAGCTTTGCAAGATGATCCAACGTTGGCAGCAGCTTTGGTTAGGATGCATTTCCATGATTGCTTCATTGAG GGATGTGATGGCTCCATTCTGATTGACTCGACCAAGGATAACACAGCAGAAAAAGACTCACCTGGAAACTTGAGCTTGCGAGGCTATGAAGTTATTGATGACGCAAAGGAGCAGCTGGAAGATCAGTGCCCTGGCATTGTCTCCTGTGCTGATATTGTTGCAATGGCTGCCAGAGATGCCATTTTCTGG TCAGGGGGACCTGTGTATGATATAccaaaaggaagaaaagatggaaggAGGTCCAAGATAGAAGACACCATAAACCTGCCATTCCCCACCTTCAACACCTCAGAGCTCATCAGCGCCTTCGGCAAGCGAGGTTTCACTGCTCAAGAAATGGTTGCTTTATCTG GGGCACATACGTTAGGAGTGGCAAGGTGTTCGTCCTTCAAAAACAGATTGAGTAACGCAGATGCTACCCTGGATTCGGAATTCGCCAAGACGTTGTCCAAGACATGCAGTGCCGGCGACAACGCGGAGCAACCGTTCGATGCCACGCAAAACACCTTCGACAACTTCTACTTCAACGCATTGATAAGGAAAAGTGGGGTTCTTTTCTCCGATCAAGTACTGTATACGACGCCGAGAACAAGAAACATTGTGTATGGTTACGCCATGAACCAAGCTATGTTTTTCTTTGATTTCCAGCAGGCAATGGTGAAAATGGGGAAGGTTGATGTTAAGGAAGGATCTAATGGGGAAGTTCGACAGAATTGCCGCAAAATTAATTGA